The following proteins are encoded in a genomic region of Micromonospora olivasterospora:
- a CDS encoding ABC transporter permease, translating to MIPRTLARPWIWGFLAAALVWVTILAISSQGGGQTVSLALSLAPYLVVVGLGQMLVITAGPGNIDVSVASVVSLAGFVSVQVAATTGSVALGILAGIGTGLAIAVISVVAILGLSVPPIIATLAAGLVASSLTLSLADGFTAVPDEGLRRLLNLRPAGVPVLAVAVAALTALVVVLLRRTTYGRSLLAVGQSRPAAERAGVPVARVIAVTYLASGALAGLAGALLAAYIAPSPDLGTRYLLDSVAVVVIGGTLISGGRAVPVGIWGSALFFILLDGLVNLVGWSTAAQNLLKGGLVLFVLFLAGGGALRGPATGARTRRRSRPAAATTPATITGDTTHG from the coding sequence ATGATTCCCCGTACCCTCGCCCGCCCCTGGATCTGGGGCTTCCTGGCCGCCGCGCTGGTCTGGGTCACCATCCTGGCCATCTCCTCCCAGGGCGGCGGGCAGACCGTGTCGCTCGCCCTGTCCCTGGCGCCGTACCTGGTCGTCGTGGGCCTCGGCCAGATGCTCGTGATCACCGCGGGGCCGGGCAACATCGACGTGTCGGTGGCCTCCGTCGTGTCCCTCGCCGGGTTCGTGTCGGTGCAGGTCGCGGCGACGACCGGTTCCGTGGCGCTCGGCATCCTCGCCGGGATCGGCACCGGCCTGGCCATCGCGGTGATCAGCGTGGTGGCGATCCTCGGGCTGTCCGTCCCGCCGATCATCGCCACCCTGGCCGCCGGGCTCGTCGCCTCGTCGCTGACGCTGTCGCTCGCCGACGGGTTCACCGCCGTGCCCGACGAGGGCCTGCGCCGGCTACTCAACCTGCGCCCGGCCGGCGTGCCCGTGCTCGCCGTCGCGGTCGCCGCCCTGACCGCGCTCGTCGTGGTCCTGCTGCGCCGCACCACGTACGGGCGGTCGCTGCTCGCGGTCGGCCAGAGCCGGCCGGCCGCGGAACGGGCCGGCGTCCCGGTCGCCCGGGTCATCGCGGTCACCTACCTGGCCAGCGGCGCCCTCGCCGGGCTGGCCGGGGCGCTGCTCGCCGCCTACATCGCGCCGTCGCCCGACCTGGGCACCCGCTACCTGCTCGACTCGGTCGCCGTCGTCGTGATCGGCGGGACGCTCATCTCGGGCGGCCGGGCCGTGCCGGTCGGCATCTGGGGCAGCGCGCTGTTCTTCATCCTGCTCGACGGCCTGGTCAACCTGGTCGGCTGGAGCACCGCCGCGCAGAACCTGCTCAAGGGCGGTCTGGTGCTGTTCGTCCTCTTCCTCGCCGGTGGCGGCGCCCTGCGCGGCCCCGCCACCGGCGCCCGAACCCGTCGCCGGTCGCGCCCCGCGGCCGCGACCACCCCTGCAACGATCACAGGAGACACCACCCATGGCTGA
- a CDS encoding VOC family protein has product MASQLNPYLNFDGNAREAMEFYHQIFGGDLSLATFGEYGGDPAIADQIMHGMLRTRSGYVLMASDTPPGMQIQRGNAVTVSISGDDADELRGYWERLSEGGVVGVPLEKQVWGDEFGQCVDRFGTAWMVDIIPPQG; this is encoded by the coding sequence GTGGCCTCGCAACTCAACCCGTACCTGAACTTCGACGGCAACGCCCGGGAGGCGATGGAGTTCTACCACCAGATCTTCGGCGGCGACCTGTCGCTGGCCACGTTCGGGGAGTACGGGGGCGATCCGGCGATCGCCGACCAGATCATGCACGGCATGTTGCGCACCCGCAGCGGTTACGTGCTGATGGCCTCCGACACGCCGCCCGGCATGCAGATCCAGCGGGGCAACGCCGTGACCGTGTCCATCAGCGGCGACGACGCCGACGAGCTGCGCGGCTACTGGGAGCGGCTCAGCGAGGGCGGCGTGGTGGGGGTGCCGCTGGAGAAGCAGGTGTGGGGCGACGAGTTCGGCCAGTGCGTGGACCGCTTCGGCACCGCGTGGATGGTCGACATCATCCCGCCGCAGGGCTGA
- a CDS encoding ATP-binding cassette domain-containing protein, which produces MGAEVAESAAVTAPAGAGADRPALAELRGATGQGLRDVSIRVGAGEVVGLAGLAGQGQQEVLERLWRPVRRDTTVRGTRAYVPGDRQRSGVLPLWSVAENLTITAMRGLARGGFRRMAAETATVRGWVDRLAVRGGADAAMTELSGGNQQKVIVARAFASTADLVLLDDPFRGVDVHTKTDLYALIREEAARGRSVVWYSSENAEMAHCDRVYVLRAGRVVAELSGDEISEERIIAVSFAESAAGSESASGPVPALSGAASPATSESTGAPR; this is translated from the coding sequence ATGGGGGCCGAGGTCGCCGAGTCCGCCGCCGTCACCGCCCCGGCCGGCGCGGGCGCCGACCGGCCGGCGCTGGCCGAGCTGCGCGGCGCGACCGGCCAGGGGCTGCGCGACGTGTCGATCCGGGTCGGCGCGGGCGAGGTGGTGGGCCTGGCCGGCCTCGCCGGCCAGGGCCAGCAGGAGGTGCTGGAGCGGCTCTGGCGCCCGGTCCGCCGGGACACCACGGTCCGGGGCACCCGCGCGTACGTGCCGGGCGACCGGCAGCGCTCCGGGGTGCTGCCCCTGTGGTCGGTGGCGGAGAACCTGACGATCACCGCGATGCGCGGCCTGGCCCGGGGCGGGTTCCGGCGGATGGCCGCGGAGACCGCGACCGTCCGCGGCTGGGTCGACCGGCTGGCCGTGCGCGGCGGCGCCGACGCCGCGATGACCGAACTCAGCGGCGGCAACCAGCAGAAGGTCATCGTCGCCCGGGCGTTCGCCTCGACGGCGGACCTCGTCCTGCTCGACGACCCGTTCCGGGGCGTCGACGTGCACACCAAGACCGACCTGTACGCGCTGATCCGCGAGGAGGCGGCCAGGGGCCGCAGCGTCGTGTGGTACTCGAGCGAGAACGCCGAGATGGCGCACTGCGACCGGGTCTACGTGCTGCGGGCGGGGCGGGTCGTCGCCGAGCTGAGCGGCGACGAGATTTCCGAGGAGCGGATCATCGCCGTCTCCTTCGCGGAGTCCGCCGCCGGATCCGAGTCCGCGTCCGGGCCGGTCCCGGCCCTGTCCGGGGCCGCGTCCCCCGCCACGTCCGAGTCCACCGGAGCACCGCGATGA
- the lsrF gene encoding 3-hydroxy-5-phosphonooxypentane-2,4-dione thiolase — protein sequence MADTDGLLEARTFTGGGRPTTGFHVKGAQAQDWGLQNRLSRIFQPNGRTVMLAFDHGYFLGPMAGLERIDTMIAPLVPDADAIMMTRGALRTSIPSHSTAGVVLRASGGPSVLKDLSDEHIALDIEDAVRLNAAALAIQVFIGGEHESRSVANLAALVDAGQRHGIAVLGVTAVGKDMVRDARYFRLATRISAEMGAHIVKTYYVNEGFETVTAACPVPIIVAGGKKLPELDALTMAYRSMQEGAAGVDMGRNIFQSEHAAAMLAAVRAVVHDDLKPAEAYELFQDRAAGSAAS from the coding sequence ATGGCTGACACCGACGGTCTGCTCGAGGCCCGCACCTTCACCGGGGGCGGGCGCCCGACCACCGGCTTCCACGTCAAGGGGGCGCAGGCCCAGGACTGGGGCCTGCAGAACCGGCTGTCGCGGATCTTCCAGCCCAACGGCCGGACCGTGATGCTCGCCTTCGACCACGGCTACTTCCTCGGCCCGATGGCCGGGCTGGAGCGGATCGACACCATGATCGCCCCGCTCGTGCCGGACGCCGACGCGATCATGATGACCCGGGGCGCCCTGCGCACCAGCATCCCGTCGCACAGCACCGCCGGCGTGGTGCTGCGCGCCAGCGGCGGCCCGAGCGTGCTCAAGGACCTCTCGGACGAGCACATCGCCCTGGACATCGAGGACGCGGTGCGGCTCAACGCGGCGGCGCTGGCGATCCAGGTGTTCATCGGCGGGGAACACGAGTCCCGCTCGGTGGCGAACCTGGCCGCCCTGGTCGACGCCGGGCAGCGGCACGGGATCGCGGTGCTGGGGGTGACGGCGGTCGGCAAGGACATGGTCCGCGACGCCCGCTACTTCCGGCTCGCCACCCGGATCAGCGCCGAGATGGGCGCGCACATCGTCAAGACGTACTACGTCAACGAGGGCTTCGAGACGGTCACCGCGGCCTGCCCGGTGCCGATCATCGTCGCCGGCGGCAAGAAGCTGCCGGAGCTGGACGCGCTGACCATGGCGTACCGGTCGATGCAGGAGGGCGCCGCGGGCGTCGACATGGGCCGCAACATCTTCCAGAGCGAGCACGCCGCCGCGATGCTCGCCGCGGTTCGGGCGGTGGTGCACGACGACCTCAAGCCCGCGGAGGCGTACGAGCTCTTCCAGGACCGGGCGGCCGGTTCCGCAGCCTCCTGA
- a CDS encoding ABC transporter permease, giving the protein MTNLVAAAVPPRALLRRTAPAVVSAVALAAMVAVCASLQPGVLTVPGLTLILSATVPLVVAAQAQMVLMSVGDIDLGIGNFVGLVTVVSATLLVSSPGVGALVLLGLVAGYAVLGALIHLRRVPSLIATLGASFVWLGLGLFLLPTPGGTTPSWLATFGSWQPAGFPAPVLPILVVSALVWLLSSRSSVGVRVRALGSNPVALRRAGLRPLAARAVAYAVAGALGVLSGLVLASQTGGGDVSSATSYTLISVAAVILGGGSFAGGTAVPWGVAIGGVTLGLVSVVLSLLDVPSNMQSAVQGVIVLAVLAGRVVVGKVLR; this is encoded by the coding sequence ATGACCAACCTCGTCGCGGCGGCCGTGCCGCCGCGTGCCCTGCTGCGCCGTACCGCGCCCGCGGTGGTCAGCGCCGTCGCGCTGGCCGCCATGGTCGCCGTCTGCGCGTCGTTGCAGCCCGGCGTGCTGACCGTCCCCGGTCTGACGCTGATCCTCTCGGCGACCGTCCCACTGGTCGTCGCCGCCCAGGCCCAGATGGTGCTGATGTCCGTCGGGGACATCGACCTGGGGATCGGCAACTTCGTGGGCCTGGTGACCGTCGTCTCGGCCACCCTGCTGGTCTCCTCCCCCGGCGTGGGCGCGCTGGTGCTGCTCGGCCTCGTCGCCGGGTACGCCGTCCTCGGCGCGCTGATCCACCTGCGCCGGGTGCCCTCGCTGATCGCCACGCTCGGCGCGTCCTTCGTGTGGCTGGGGCTGGGCCTGTTCCTGCTGCCCACCCCGGGCGGCACCACCCCGTCCTGGCTCGCCACCTTCGGCTCCTGGCAGCCGGCCGGCTTCCCCGCGCCGGTGCTGCCGATCCTGGTCGTCTCGGCGCTGGTCTGGCTGCTGTCCTCGCGCAGCTCCGTCGGGGTCCGGGTCCGCGCGCTGGGCAGCAACCCCGTGGCGCTGCGACGGGCCGGCCTGCGTCCGCTGGCCGCTCGGGCGGTCGCGTACGCGGTGGCGGGCGCCCTCGGCGTGCTGTCCGGGCTGGTGCTCGCCTCGCAGACCGGCGGCGGGGACGTGTCGTCGGCCACCAGCTACACGCTGATCAGCGTCGCGGCCGTGATCCTCGGCGGCGGCTCGTTCGCCGGCGGCACCGCCGTGCCGTGGGGCGTGGCCATCGGCGGGGTCACCCTCGGCCTGGTCAGCGTCGTCCTCAGCCTGCTGGACGTGCCGTCGAACATGCAGTCGGCCGTGCAGGGCGTCATCGTGCTGGCCGTGCTCGCCGGCCGCGTCGTGGTCGGAAAGGTGCTCCGCTGA
- a CDS encoding GntR family transcriptional regulator, translated as MTMTYRRLTRDAGEPLWMQLMRALRGQIETGEIGPDQPLPSEAELSDIYGVSRTVVREALRELVQQRMIYKVKGRGAFVAPRKTELRFVGSVSGSADDLRESGRRVTTHTVSQSLGKADKREADLLRLPPGAPVVRMRRLRSVDGQPWLLVDTALPAALVPGLERAVLENQSLYDVLRRRYGLEPAAADRWIEAVFPEPEDAALLEVTTSTPLLGIESVAWLPDGTRFEAYHALHRSDQTRFYVGIR; from the coding sequence ATGACGATGACGTACCGGCGGCTCACGCGGGACGCGGGCGAGCCGCTGTGGATGCAGCTGATGCGGGCACTGCGCGGCCAGATCGAGACCGGTGAGATCGGCCCGGACCAGCCGCTGCCCTCGGAGGCGGAGCTGAGCGACATCTACGGCGTGTCCCGGACGGTCGTCCGCGAGGCGCTGCGCGAGCTCGTCCAGCAGCGGATGATCTACAAGGTCAAGGGGCGGGGCGCCTTCGTGGCCCCGCGCAAGACCGAGTTGCGCTTCGTCGGCTCCGTCTCCGGCTCCGCCGACGACCTGCGCGAGTCCGGCCGCCGGGTCACCACCCACACCGTCAGCCAGAGTCTCGGGAAGGCGGACAAGCGCGAGGCGGACCTGCTGCGGCTGCCGCCGGGCGCGCCGGTGGTGCGGATGCGCCGGCTGCGCAGCGTCGACGGCCAGCCGTGGCTGCTCGTCGACACCGCCCTGCCGGCCGCCCTGGTGCCCGGCCTGGAGCGGGCCGTGCTGGAGAACCAGTCCCTGTACGACGTGCTGCGCCGCCGGTACGGGCTGGAGCCCGCCGCGGCCGACCGCTGGATCGAGGCGGTCTTCCCCGAGCCCGAGGACGCCGCGCTGCTGGAGGTCACCACCTCCACGCCGCTGCTCGGCATCGAGTCGGTGGCCTGGCTGCCCGACGGCACCCGCTTCGAGGCGTACCACGCCCTGCACCGCAGCGACCAGACGCGGTTCTACGTGGGCATCCGCTGA
- a CDS encoding ABC transporter substrate-binding protein, producing the protein MRTTPPPRRRRALFAAALAVALGATATGCGSAGGDNAAAGAGDDKPFIALSNGFIGNGWRQTMIAKFEAAATQAQKDGLISKFKVVNAPGENSATEQVAQIKSLLLQKPDALLIDPASPTALKPVIEQACNAGIKVVVFDSAIDAPCAHVLLNSFKDWATAAAQPLIDGIGGKGTVIVSRGVVGSQPEAEMYQTTQDILAKYPDVKVAATVNGLCDGAKAQKAVLGVLSSVPKIDGVIGCGDGYGVAQAFTTANKPIPALTFETNGRALNYWRDSKLDNGSVAVMSDPGQSVAALWEALDLLAGKDVPKELTFPIVLVEQKDLAAWAGALKPDEYAAWPWTQELFRQQVEAVKSGGDPVRPPIPTAAN; encoded by the coding sequence ATGCGCACCACACCCCCGCCCCGGCGTCGACGGGCCCTGTTCGCCGCCGCCCTCGCCGTGGCCCTCGGCGCGACGGCGACCGGCTGCGGCTCCGCCGGCGGCGACAACGCCGCCGCGGGCGCCGGCGACGACAAGCCGTTCATCGCCCTGAGCAACGGGTTCATCGGCAACGGCTGGCGGCAGACGATGATCGCCAAGTTCGAGGCCGCCGCCACGCAGGCCCAGAAGGACGGCCTGATCAGCAAGTTCAAGGTCGTCAACGCGCCCGGCGAGAACTCCGCGACCGAGCAGGTCGCCCAGATCAAGAGCCTGCTGCTGCAGAAGCCCGACGCCCTGCTCATCGACCCGGCCTCGCCGACCGCCCTCAAGCCGGTGATCGAGCAGGCCTGCAACGCCGGCATCAAGGTCGTGGTGTTCGACTCCGCCATCGACGCGCCGTGCGCCCACGTGCTGCTCAACAGCTTCAAGGACTGGGCGACCGCCGCCGCCCAGCCGCTGATCGACGGCATCGGCGGCAAGGGCACCGTCATCGTCAGCCGCGGCGTGGTCGGCTCCCAGCCGGAGGCCGAGATGTACCAGACCACCCAGGACATCCTCGCCAAGTACCCCGACGTGAAGGTCGCCGCCACCGTCAACGGCCTGTGCGACGGCGCCAAGGCGCAGAAGGCCGTCCTCGGCGTGCTGTCCAGCGTGCCGAAGATCGACGGGGTCATCGGCTGCGGCGACGGCTACGGCGTCGCCCAGGCGTTCACCACCGCCAACAAGCCGATCCCGGCGCTGACCTTCGAGACCAACGGCCGCGCGCTGAACTACTGGAGGGACAGCAAGCTCGACAACGGCTCGGTCGCGGTCATGTCCGACCCGGGCCAGTCGGTGGCGGCGCTGTGGGAGGCGCTCGACCTGCTCGCCGGCAAGGACGTCCCGAAGGAGCTGACCTTCCCCATCGTCCTGGTCGAGCAGAAGGACCTCGCCGCCTGGGCCGGCGCGCTGAAGCCCGACGAGTACGCCGCCTGGCCGTGGACGCAGGAGCTGTTCCGCCAGCAGGTGGAGGCCGTGAAGTCCGGTGGCGACCCGGTGCGCCCGCCGATCCCGACGGCCGCCAACTGA
- a CDS encoding FGGY-family carbohydrate kinase, with protein sequence MTAANICYLGVDVGLTATKAAAFDVAGNELAVVHARTPRTSVTAHRHDVDMAVLADTVLSLLAEIGGKLAADGYAPAGIGVAAHGNGLYPVDAALRPVGPAIASSDSRAQHVVAAIPADGARRLARETGSIPWAAQPAVLLRWLRDAEPAAYAATRWALSCKDWVTSQLTGAPSADYSDASAFGMVGLDSRAYTPTALELVGLPAADLGRFPPPRRSDEVVGGLSAAVAARTGLPEGLPVIAGCMDCVAATLGAGGREVGDGTIIVGTWAINGVVVPARSPAPEVTLSAFMPDPATMLAMEVAPTSAANLEWLACAAVPHAQAGGVAAADLLREAAAVPPGAEGLLFLPFVNGAPEHPSASGTFLGLSSNHRRGHLARAVIEGVAQYHRVQLDRVLASGADVGDRPWRLAGGGARSAVWAQIFADVLGRPVRRQLTSELGARASPPCYPVRSATTCRRGPSTTRTTCACGRGRTARRTWRTPRCSTAASPACPPCGRRWSGTARAAGPPERYDATGRGRRKTADPCVLRRDRPGSAETADPAGASPSKRRQRWAPPARPASCR encoded by the coding sequence GTGACGGCTGCGAACATCTGCTACCTCGGCGTCGACGTCGGGCTCACGGCCACCAAGGCCGCCGCGTTCGACGTGGCGGGCAACGAGCTGGCGGTGGTGCACGCCCGCACCCCGCGCACCAGCGTCACCGCCCACCGGCACGACGTGGACATGGCCGTCCTGGCCGACACGGTGCTGTCGCTGCTCGCCGAGATCGGCGGCAAGCTCGCGGCCGACGGGTACGCCCCGGCCGGCATCGGGGTCGCCGCGCACGGCAACGGGCTGTACCCGGTCGACGCCGCGCTGCGCCCGGTCGGGCCGGCCATCGCGTCGTCGGACAGCCGGGCGCAGCACGTCGTCGCGGCGATCCCGGCCGACGGCGCCCGCCGGCTGGCCCGGGAGACCGGCTCGATCCCCTGGGCCGCGCAGCCGGCCGTCCTGCTGCGCTGGCTGCGCGACGCCGAGCCGGCCGCCTACGCCGCCACCCGGTGGGCGCTGTCCTGCAAGGACTGGGTCACCTCCCAGCTCACCGGCGCGCCGAGCGCCGACTACAGCGACGCCAGCGCCTTCGGCATGGTCGGCCTCGACAGCCGCGCCTACACGCCGACCGCGCTGGAACTGGTCGGCCTGCCGGCCGCCGACCTCGGCCGGTTCCCGCCGCCGCGGCGCTCCGACGAGGTCGTCGGCGGGCTCAGCGCGGCGGTCGCGGCCCGCACCGGGCTCCCCGAGGGGCTGCCGGTCATCGCCGGGTGCATGGACTGCGTGGCGGCGACCCTGGGGGCCGGCGGCCGGGAGGTCGGGGACGGCACCATCATCGTCGGCACCTGGGCCATCAACGGGGTGGTGGTGCCCGCCCGCAGTCCCGCCCCCGAGGTCACGCTCAGCGCGTTCATGCCCGACCCGGCCACCATGCTGGCCATGGAGGTGGCGCCGACCTCGGCGGCGAACCTGGAGTGGCTGGCCTGCGCGGCGGTCCCGCACGCCCAGGCGGGCGGCGTCGCCGCCGCGGACCTGTTGCGGGAGGCCGCCGCGGTGCCGCCGGGCGCCGAGGGGCTGCTGTTCCTGCCCTTCGTCAACGGCGCGCCCGAGCACCCGTCGGCGTCGGGCACGTTCCTCGGCCTCTCCAGCAACCACCGACGCGGGCACCTGGCCCGGGCGGTGATCGAGGGCGTGGCCCAGTACCACCGGGTGCAGCTCGACCGGGTGCTCGCCAGCGGCGCGGACGTCGGTGACCGCCCGTGGCGGCTGGCCGGCGGGGGCGCCCGCTCGGCGGTGTGGGCGCAGATCTTCGCCGACGTGCTCGGCCGACCGGTGCGCCGGCAGCTCACCAGCGAGCTGGGCGCCCGGGCGTCGCCTCCCTGCTACCCGGTGCGCTCGGCCACGACGTGCCGCCGTGGACCGTCGACGACGCGGACGACCTGTGCGTGCGGCCGGGGCCGGACCGCGCGGCGTACCTGGCGCACGCCGAGGTGTTCGACCGCTGCCTCGCCGGCATGTCCGCCGTGTGGTCGGAGGTGGAGCGGTACCGCACGGGCGGCGGGCCCGCCTGAACGGTACGACGCGACCGGCCGGGGCCGGCGGAAGACCGCCGACCCCTGCGTGCTTCGACGCGACCGGCCGGGGTCGGCTGAGACCGCCGACCCCGCCGGGGCGTCACCGTCGAAGCGGCGTCAGCGCTGGGCGCCACCGGCGCGGCCGGCCAGCTGTCGTTGA
- a CDS encoding DUF1343 domain-containing protein has product MRVSARHPALAPGDHEGRRPGVEFREAYFSPTSAGQKPALLNKLCAGVEVKIVDRAAYDPIRADVADVVGAWADELAAFDRQRRPYLLY; this is encoded by the coding sequence GTGAGAGTTTCGGCACGTCACCCCGCCCTCGCGCCGGGTGATCACGAGGGGCGGCGGCCGGGGGTGGAGTTCCGGGAGGCGTACTTCTCGCCGACGTCCGCCGGGCAGAAGCCGGCGCTGCTCAACAAGCTCTGCGCGGGCGTCGAGGTGAAGATCGTGGACCGGGCCGCGTACGACCCGATCCGCGCCGACGTGGCCGACGTGGTGGGCGCCTGGGCCGACGAGCTGGCCGCGTTCGACCGGCAGCGCCGGCCGTACCTGCTCTACTGA
- a CDS encoding glycerol-3-phosphate dehydrogenase/oxidase yields the protein MPHPQTGTGDVVDLVVIGAGINGLAIARDAAERGLSVVVVDRGDVGAGTTATSSRLIHGGLKYLERYDFTLVHESIRERHLLFRNAPHLVHDYPMLIPFYAGDSRPGPLIRLGLAAFDVLAAGRGRGRSRGMSTRAIGRRWPHLSQRGLRGGVLFNDAQVPWAERLCVELLIDAERLGATVLTYTTVTGLIVDDRRVLGVRTRDNDTGEAGEIRGRLTINSAGPWIDRILDGQVESRRLNGGTKGSHVIVDPFPGAPDTCIFFEAAADQRPIFVFPWEGRYVLGSTDLTYEDDLDEVVASDAEIDYLLTEANRLFPDANLTPDDVLYSVAGVRPLPYTAGVSDNAKISRGHTVLDHAPAYRGLLTIIGGKLTTHRALAEDAVDEALEVLGRPRRRCATRTRPLPGADAADWPAFRAGFLRAPAPFTPEQAARLVAVYGIRAARVRELVVADPALGEVVDSRTGAVAAEVVLAFREEGARTLADVLLRRTLVGLGPDMALSAAVTCADVAVRYLGWDAGRARSEVAAYRAELRRFRPRVLRLAEATPTSDRRAS from the coding sequence ATGCCACACCCGCAGACCGGCACCGGTGACGTCGTCGACCTCGTCGTCATCGGTGCCGGCATCAACGGCCTCGCCATCGCCCGAGACGCCGCCGAACGCGGCCTGAGCGTCGTCGTCGTCGACCGGGGCGACGTCGGCGCCGGTACGACGGCCACCTCCAGCCGGCTCATCCACGGCGGCCTCAAGTACCTCGAACGCTACGACTTCACCCTGGTGCACGAGTCGATCCGCGAACGGCACCTGCTGTTCCGCAACGCCCCGCACCTCGTGCACGACTACCCGATGCTCATCCCGTTCTACGCCGGCGACAGCCGGCCGGGCCCGCTGATCCGGCTCGGCCTGGCCGCGTTCGACGTCCTGGCCGCCGGGCGCGGACGCGGGCGCAGCCGGGGGATGTCCACCCGGGCGATCGGCCGGCGCTGGCCGCACCTGTCCCAGCGGGGGCTGCGCGGCGGCGTGCTGTTCAACGACGCCCAGGTGCCGTGGGCCGAGCGGCTCTGCGTCGAACTGCTGATCGACGCCGAGCGCCTCGGCGCCACCGTGCTGACCTACACCACGGTGACCGGCCTGATCGTCGACGACCGCCGGGTGCTCGGGGTACGCACCCGCGACAACGACACCGGCGAGGCCGGCGAGATCCGGGGCCGGCTGACGATCAACTCCGCCGGGCCGTGGATCGACCGGATCCTGGACGGGCAGGTCGAGAGCCGGCGCCTCAACGGCGGCACCAAGGGCAGCCACGTCATCGTCGACCCGTTCCCGGGCGCCCCCGACACCTGCATCTTCTTCGAGGCCGCCGCGGACCAGCGCCCCATCTTCGTCTTCCCGTGGGAAGGCCGGTACGTCCTGGGCAGCACCGACCTCACGTACGAGGACGACCTGGACGAGGTCGTCGCCAGCGACGCGGAGATCGACTACCTGCTCACCGAGGCCAACCGGCTGTTCCCCGACGCGAACCTCACCCCGGACGACGTGCTCTACAGCGTCGCCGGCGTCCGGCCGCTGCCGTACACGGCCGGCGTGTCGGACAACGCGAAGATCAGCCGGGGGCACACGGTGCTCGACCACGCGCCCGCGTACCGGGGACTGCTCACGATCATCGGCGGCAAGCTGACCACCCACCGGGCCCTGGCCGAGGACGCCGTCGACGAGGCGCTGGAGGTGCTCGGGCGGCCCCGCCGCCGGTGCGCCACCCGCACCCGGCCGCTGCCCGGCGCGGACGCCGCCGACTGGCCGGCGTTCCGGGCCGGGTTCCTGCGCGCGCCGGCGCCGTTCACCCCGGAGCAGGCCGCCCGGCTGGTGGCCGTCTACGGGATCCGGGCCGCCCGGGTCCGCGAGCTCGTCGTGGCCGACCCCGCGCTGGGCGAGGTCGTCGACTCCCGGACCGGTGCGGTCGCCGCCGAGGTGGTGCTCGCGTTCCGGGAGGAGGGGGCCCGGACCTTGGCGGACGTGCTGCTGCGACGTACGCTCGTCGGCCTCGGCCCCGACATGGCCCTGTCGGCGGCCGTGACCTGCGCGGACGTCGCCGTACGGTACCTCGGATGGGACGCCGGGCGGGCCCGGTCCGAGGTGGCCGCGTACCGGGCGGAGCTACGACGGTTCCGCCCGCGGGTGCTGCGCCTCGCCGAGGCGACACCGACCAGTGACAGGAGGGCGTCGTGA
- a CDS encoding glucoamylase family protein, which yields MQPPPGCSVAGNYRGGPDVYYTCHHYGAFNTEPRIASYLGIAAGQIPPEHYFGTFRTFGMDGAGYTSDQERTTVDYGYGECRPAQPVPARYGHGVVAPHASFLALRYAEGDALRNLANLRRDFDAYGPGGFYDAVDVTSGQVSKRYLALDQGMVLAALGNALAHDVLRRPFSGGAMKERVAPLMRMEEFSVPRGPRP from the coding sequence GTGCAGCCGCCGCCCGGCTGCTCCGTGGCCGGCAACTACCGCGGCGGCCCGGACGTCTACTACACCTGCCACCACTACGGCGCGTTCAACACCGAGCCGCGCATCGCCAGCTACCTCGGCATCGCGGCCGGCCAGATCCCGCCGGAGCACTACTTCGGCACGTTCCGCACCTTCGGCATGGACGGGGCGGGCTACACCTCCGACCAGGAGCGGACCACGGTGGACTACGGGTACGGCGAGTGTCGCCCCGCGCAGCCGGTGCCGGCCCGGTACGGCCACGGCGTGGTCGCGCCGCACGCCTCGTTCCTCGCGCTGCGCTACGCCGAGGGCGACGCCCTGCGCAACCTGGCGAACCTGCGGCGGGACTTCGACGCGTACGGCCCCGGCGGGTTCTACGACGCGGTCGACGTGACCAGCGGGCAGGTGTCGAAGCGGTACCTGGCGCTGGACCAGGGCATGGTGCTGGCCGCGCTGGGCAACGCCCTCGCCCATGACGTGCTGCGCCGGCCGTTCAGCGGCGGTGCCATGAAGGAGCGTGTCGCGCCGCTGATGCGGATGGAGGAGTTCTCCGTCCCGCGCGGGCCGCGCCCCTGA